Proteins encoded together in one Balearica regulorum gibbericeps isolate bBalReg1 chromosome 3, bBalReg1.pri, whole genome shotgun sequence window:
- the SLC35F6 gene encoding solute carrier family 35 member F6, which produces MAWSRYQLGLAALMLLTGSINTLAAKWADNFSAAGCGGTEEHGFQHPFLQAVGMFLGEFSCLVVFYLLVWRDRRRPEPSMAPAQPFNPLLFLPPALCDMTGTSIMYVALNMTSASSFQMLRGSVIIFTGLLSVAFLGRKLELSQWLGILVTIVGLVVVGLADLRSSHDQKHKLSEVITGDLLIIMAQVIVAIQMVLEEKFVYKHDVHPLRAVGTEGFFGFIILALLLVPMYYIPAGSFSGNPRRTLEDALDAFCQIGHRPLIALALLGNISSIAFFNFAGISVTKEISATTRMVLDSLRTLVIWAVSLAVGWETFHGLEILGFGVLLAGAALYNGLHRPLLARLPWHAEETGGAAEREGLLRGENTTINSES; this is translated from the exons GTGGGCCGATAACTTCAGCGCGGCCGGCTGCGGCGGGACGGAGGAGCATGGCTTCCAGCACCCCTTCCTGCAG GCCGTGGGCATGTTCCTGGGTGAATTTTCCTGCCTGGTGGTGTTTTACCTGCTGGTGTGGAGGGATCGGCGGAGGCCAGAGCCCAGCATGGCGCCAGCGCAGCCCTTCAACCCGCTGCTCTTCCTGCCCCCCGCCCTCTGCGACATGACGGGGACCAGCATCATGTACGTGG CCTTGAACATGACCAGCGCCTCCAGCTTCCAGATGCTTCGAGGATCTGTCATCATCTTCACCGGGCTCCTCTCCGTGGCCTTCCTGGGCCGCAAGCTGGAGCTGAGCCAGTGGCTGGGCATCCTGGTCACCATCGtggggctggtggtggtggggctggCTGACCTGCGCAGCTCCCACGACCAGAAACACAAGCTCAGCGAGGTGATAACAG GCGACTTGCTCATCATCATGGCGCAGGTGATCGTCGCCATCCAGATGGTGCTGGAGGAGAAGTTTGTCTACAAGCACGACGTGCACCCGCTGCGGGCCGTCGGCACCGAAG GTTTCTTCGGTTTCATCATCCTGGCCCTGCTCCTGGTGCCCATGTACTACATCCCGGCGGGCAGCTTCAGCGGGAACCCTCGGCGGACGCTGGAAGACGCCCTCGACGCCTTCTGCCAGATCGGCCACCGGCCCCTCATCGCGCTGGCCCTGCTGGGGAACATCAGCAGCATCGCCTTCTTCAACTTCGCCGGCATCAGCGTCACCAAGGAGATCAGTGCCACCACCCGCATGGTGCTGGACAGCCTCCGCACCCTCGTCATCTGGGCCGTCAGCCTGGCCGTGGGCTGGGAGACCTTCCACGGCCTGGAGATCCTCGgttttggggtgctgctggCGGGTGCTGCTCTTTACAACGGTCTGCACCGGCCCCTGCTCGCCCGCTTGCCCTGGCACGCGGAGGAAACCGGCGGGGCGGCCGAACGGGAGGGTTTGTTGCGCGGGGAGAACACGACCATCAACAGCGAGAGCTGA